One Paenibacillus crassostreae DNA segment encodes these proteins:
- a CDS encoding UDP-N-acetylglucosamine 1-carboxyvinyltransferase gives MEKLMITGGRPLQGTVSISGAKNSAIALIPATILADSEVVLDNLPLLSDVAVFADILEELGAKVTREGSQMRIDPTQIKSIPMPNGSVKKLRASYYMMGALLGKFKEATIGLPGGCNFEPRPIDQHIKGFEALGATVTNEHGSIHLYAKELRGAKIYLDVSSVGATINIMLAASRAKGSTIIENAAKEPEIIDVATLLNSMGAVIKGAGTETIRIEGVSELHGCRHSIIPDRIQAGTYMIAAAATRGDVVIDNVIPKHMEAMTAKLLEMGVRIEELDESIRVIGCSNYEAVDVKALVYPGFPTDLQSPMTSLLTQADGVSVLSDFVYSSRFKHVPELVRMGAKIRVEGRSAIIEGSRLNAAKVKATDLRAGAALVIAGLTVEEGITEVSGVEFIDRGYDFLVENFRRLGADIWRETE, from the coding sequence ATGGAAAAATTGATGATCACTGGTGGGCGTCCACTACAAGGTACAGTATCCATCAGCGGTGCCAAGAATAGTGCCATTGCTTTGATTCCTGCTACTATTTTAGCGGATTCTGAAGTTGTTCTGGACAACTTACCTCTACTTAGCGATGTTGCAGTATTCGCTGATATTTTGGAAGAATTAGGCGCGAAAGTTACACGGGAAGGTTCTCAGATGAGAATAGATCCAACCCAGATTAAATCTATACCTATGCCTAATGGATCAGTTAAGAAATTGCGAGCTTCCTATTATATGATGGGGGCACTCCTAGGCAAATTTAAAGAAGCAACGATTGGACTACCAGGTGGATGTAATTTTGAACCTCGTCCGATTGACCAACACATTAAAGGATTTGAAGCGTTGGGTGCTACGGTAACCAATGAACATGGTTCGATTCACCTGTATGCTAAAGAGCTCCGAGGAGCAAAAATTTATTTGGATGTTTCTAGCGTTGGAGCCACGATTAATATTATGTTGGCTGCATCACGAGCTAAAGGTTCTACTATTATTGAAAATGCGGCTAAAGAGCCTGAGATTATAGATGTTGCAACACTCCTCAATTCTATGGGAGCCGTAATTAAAGGCGCAGGTACGGAAACAATCCGTATTGAAGGTGTCTCTGAACTGCACGGTTGCCGACATTCCATTATTCCCGATCGAATTCAAGCAGGTACGTATATGATTGCTGCTGCCGCTACACGTGGCGATGTTGTGATAGATAATGTTATTCCTAAACATATGGAAGCGATGACTGCAAAATTGTTAGAAATGGGAGTGCGTATTGAAGAACTGGATGAGAGCATTCGTGTTATAGGTTGCTCAAATTATGAAGCTGTAGATGTAAAAGCATTGGTATATCCAGGGTTTCCAACCGATCTTCAATCGCCTATGACCAGTCTTTTAACACAGGCAGATGGAGTAAGTGTCTTAAGTGATTTTGTCTACAGTAGCCGATTTAAGCATGTCCCTGAATTGGTTCGTATGGGAGCGAAGATTCGGGTAGAAGGACGTTCTGCTATCATTGAGGGAAGTCGTTTGAATGCTGCTAAAGTGAAGGCGACGGATCTACGTGCTGGGGCAGCACTTGTCATTGCTGGATTAACCGTAGAAGAAGGAATTACTGAAGTCAGTGGTGTAGAATTTATCGATCGAGGATATGACTTTTTAGTTGAGAATTTTCGCCGTTTAGGTGCAGATATATGGCGAGAGACGGAATAA
- the fba gene encoding class II fructose-1,6-bisphosphate aldolase — protein MPLVSMTDMLNKALKGKYAVGQYNINNLEWTQAILGAAEEEKSPVILGVSEGAARHMGGFNTVVKMVEGLLLDMKITVPVAIHLDHGSSFDKCKAAIDAGFTSVMIDGSHHPIDENIEMTKKVVEYAHAKGVSVEAEVGTVGGQEDDVIGGIMYAKLDECVRIVKETGIDTLAPALGSVHGPYLGEPNLGFKEMEEIRDATNIPMVLHGGTGIPEHDIKKAISLGTSKINVNTENQIVFAKAVREVLAAKPEAYDPRTFIVPGRDAIKQTVIGKMREFGSSNQA, from the coding sequence ATGCCATTAGTATCTATGACAGACATGCTAAACAAAGCGCTAAAAGGGAAATATGCAGTGGGTCAATACAACATCAATAACTTAGAGTGGACGCAAGCGATTCTTGGTGCAGCAGAAGAAGAGAAATCACCAGTAATCCTTGGAGTATCTGAGGGAGCAGCTCGCCATATGGGCGGATTCAATACAGTTGTTAAGATGGTAGAAGGCCTTCTGCTAGATATGAAAATTACAGTTCCTGTAGCTATTCACCTTGACCATGGTTCAAGCTTTGACAAGTGTAAAGCTGCAATTGATGCTGGATTTACATCCGTTATGATTGATGGTTCACACCACCCAATTGATGAGAATATCGAAATGACGAAGAAAGTCGTTGAATATGCTCATGCTAAGGGAGTTTCTGTTGAAGCTGAAGTAGGAACTGTTGGTGGACAAGAAGACGACGTTATCGGTGGAATTATGTATGCTAAGTTGGACGAGTGCGTACGTATCGTTAAAGAAACAGGCATCGATACTCTAGCTCCAGCACTTGGTTCTGTTCATGGACCATACCTTGGTGAACCTAACCTTGGGTTTAAAGAAATGGAAGAAATTCGTGATGCTACGAATATACCTATGGTACTTCATGGTGGTACAGGTATTCCTGAACATGATATCAAGAAAGCAATTTCACTAGGTACTTCTAAAATTAACGTAAACACAGAGAACCAAATCGTATTTGCGAAAGCAGTTCGTGAAGTGCTTGCTGCGAAACCAGAAGCTTATGATCCACGTACGTTCATCGTACCAGGTCGTGATGCGATCAAACAAACAGTTATCGGTAAAATGCGTGAGTTTGGTTCAAGTAATCAAGCGTAA
- a CDS encoding response regulator — translation MDKKKVLIVDDQNGIRILLMEVFNSEGYETFQAANGKLALELVQHEAPDLVLLDMKIPGMDGLEILKHIKEINSDIKVIMMTAYGELDMIKEATDLGALMHFTKPFDIDEMRVAVKAQLRNNVVVDAQ, via the coding sequence GTGGACAAGAAGAAAGTATTGATCGTAGATGACCAGAATGGTATTCGTATTCTTTTGATGGAAGTGTTCAACAGTGAAGGGTATGAAACATTCCAGGCAGCCAATGGCAAACTTGCATTAGAACTTGTTCAGCATGAAGCACCAGACTTGGTATTGCTTGATATGAAGATCCCAGGGATGGATGGACTTGAAATATTAAAGCACATTAAAGAAATAAATTCAGACATCAAGGTTATTATGATGACCGCTTATGGTGAACTGGATATGATAAAAGAAGCAACAGATCTAGGAGCATTAATGCATTTCACCAAACCGTTTGATATTGACGAAATGAGAGTGGCGGTCAAGGCACAGTTGAGAAATAACGTAGTAGTAGATGCACAATAG
- a CDS encoding CTP synthase, translating to MTKYIFVTGGVVSSLGKGITAASLGRLLKNRGLKVTIQKFDPYLNVDPGTMSPYQHGEVFVTDDGAETDLDLGHYERFIDINLSKNSNVTTGKIYSSVISKERRGEYLGGTVQVIPHITNEIKERVFRAGREAGSDVVITEIGGTVGDIESLPFLEAIRQIKSEIGRENVMYIHVTLIPYIKAAGEVKTKPTQHSVKELRSIGIQPNVIVCRTEYELSADMKAKIALFCDIDEEAVVECRDAATLYEVPLNLRDEGLDEIVVNHLKLTTPLADMTEWESLVKKIQKLDKTVEIAIVGKYVALHDAYLSVVESLSHAGFASDVEVKIRWVNAEEVTEDNVKDVLHGISGILVPGGFGDRGIEGKVEAIRYARENNIPFFGICLGMQVSVIEYARSILGLKGANSSEINPATEYPVIDLLPEQKDIENLGGTMRLGLYPCKLQEGSLAMNCYDDELVYERHRHRYEFNNEYREAIEQAGLVISGTSPDGRLVEIVELPGHPWFLSVQFHPEFTSRPNRPQPLFREFVKASVQYKG from the coding sequence GTGACAAAGTATATTTTTGTGACAGGGGGAGTTGTGTCTTCCTTAGGAAAAGGGATTACAGCTGCTTCACTTGGAAGATTACTAAAGAACAGAGGGTTAAAAGTAACAATCCAGAAATTCGATCCATATCTAAATGTGGATCCTGGAACGATGAGTCCTTATCAGCATGGTGAAGTATTTGTGACAGACGATGGTGCTGAAACAGATCTAGACCTTGGGCACTATGAAAGATTTATTGATATTAATCTATCGAAGAACAGCAATGTTACTACGGGTAAAATCTATTCATCGGTTATTAGTAAAGAACGTCGTGGTGAATACCTAGGAGGGACAGTTCAAGTAATCCCTCATATTACCAATGAAATCAAAGAACGCGTATTCCGTGCAGGTCGTGAAGCGGGATCCGATGTTGTTATTACTGAGATTGGTGGAACTGTAGGAGATATCGAAAGTCTTCCATTCCTAGAAGCTATCCGTCAAATTAAGAGTGAAATCGGTCGCGAGAATGTGATGTATATTCATGTTACGCTGATCCCTTATATTAAGGCTGCGGGTGAAGTGAAGACGAAGCCAACTCAACATAGCGTAAAGGAATTGCGTAGCATTGGTATTCAACCCAATGTAATCGTATGTCGTACGGAGTATGAACTCTCCGCAGATATGAAGGCGAAGATTGCGTTATTCTGTGATATTGACGAAGAAGCAGTGGTTGAATGTCGTGATGCTGCTACATTGTATGAAGTTCCTTTGAATCTACGTGATGAAGGACTTGACGAGATCGTTGTAAATCATTTGAAATTAACGACTCCTTTGGCTGATATGACAGAGTGGGAAAGCCTAGTGAAGAAAATTCAGAAGCTAGACAAGACTGTTGAAATAGCTATTGTAGGTAAATATGTAGCATTGCATGATGCTTATTTGAGCGTTGTGGAATCATTATCTCATGCAGGATTTGCTTCGGATGTTGAAGTGAAGATCCGTTGGGTCAATGCAGAGGAAGTTACAGAAGATAATGTAAAAGATGTGCTTCATGGTATAAGTGGTATTTTGGTTCCAGGTGGATTTGGTGACCGCGGTATCGAAGGTAAGGTAGAAGCTATTCGATATGCACGTGAGAACAATATTCCTTTCTTTGGGATTTGCCTTGGAATGCAAGTATCTGTGATTGAGTATGCTCGTTCGATCCTAGGTCTTAAGGGTGCGAACAGCTCGGAGATTAATCCAGCTACGGAGTATCCAGTTATTGACTTGTTACCAGAACAAAAGGACATCGAAAATTTAGGTGGTACAATGCGTTTAGGTCTATACCCTTGTAAATTGCAAGAGGGTTCATTGGCTATGAATTGTTATGATGATGAATTAGTATACGAAAGACACCGTCATCGTTATGAATTTAACAATGAATATCGTGAAGCAATCGAGCAAGCAGGGCTAGTGATATCAGGGACTTCACCAGATGGACGACTTGTTGAAATTGTTGAACTTCCCGGACATCCATGGTTCTTAAGCGTGCAATTCCATCCGGAATTCACTTCGCGCCCTAATCGTCCACAACCATTATTCCGTGAGTTTGTTAAAGCTTCAGTTCAATATAAGGGATAA
- the rpoE gene encoding DNA-directed RNA polymerase subunit delta encodes MSAPLHLKLDPERIKEMPMVDLAFVILKTVNTPYYYLDLMAEVAKQRGLNEKQMNDLIAQLYTEINIDGRFACVGTNLWGLKRWYPVDRSEDPIANAKRPRIINDDDDDLDDDDFVDEEEAYAGDEAEDFDRIDEDHDDIYSDDDSEEEAEEVVIEDDDLEDADDDTSEDDTEEDFNDSEE; translated from the coding sequence GTGAGTGCACCACTCCATTTGAAACTTGATCCAGAAAGAATAAAAGAAATGCCTATGGTAGATTTGGCATTTGTCATTTTGAAAACTGTTAATACCCCGTATTATTATCTTGATCTCATGGCAGAGGTCGCGAAGCAACGTGGTTTAAATGAGAAACAAATGAATGATCTCATTGCACAGCTATATACAGAAATCAATATTGATGGAAGATTTGCTTGTGTTGGAACTAATCTGTGGGGTCTAAAAAGATGGTACCCTGTTGATCGTTCCGAGGATCCAATCGCGAATGCTAAACGTCCACGCATCATTAATGATGACGATGATGATTTAGATGACGATGACTTTGTGGATGAAGAAGAAGCATACGCAGGTGATGAAGCAGAAGACTTCGACAGAATAGATGAAGATCACGATGATATTTATAGTGATGATGATTCTGAAGAGGAAGCGGAAGAAGTAGTCATTGAAGACGACGATCTAGAAGATGCAGATGATGATACATCAGAAGATGATACAGAAGAGGATTTTAATGACTCGGAAGAATAA
- a CDS encoding S8 family peptidase, with product MDYSRFIQMLIEETDRRAPFEDKRIMTFLNPQSYYACQQELSRLKATGIQIPFIESSHLIRAMFAPISNRSKLVSTFKDVLLLEQDVQLQVHAVQNKTESNPGIPYGVKQIQAPQAWSTSTGYRVRIGVIDTGVDYQHPDLRQSLARGVNLLNRSMLPHDDNGHGTHIAGTIAAANSTMGMMGVAPRSIIYPVKAFDHLGSAYVSDIILGIDWCVHNQVQLINMSFGMKTRSRALQEIVNKAYLAGIPIVASSGNDSKRRSIDYPARYSQTISVGATDHNRRIASFSNRGQYVDIYAPGDKIISSWTHGKYHEMSGTSMATSHVSGAIALLLSQNDRLKPADIKSLIKRTASPLRIRKSQHLDASYGEINALRLLREGIKATPIRSDPLTLTANLKSKKKRPI from the coding sequence ATGGACTACTCTCGATTTATTCAGATGTTAATTGAAGAAACCGATCGTCGCGCCCCATTTGAGGACAAACGCATTATGACCTTTCTCAATCCTCAAAGTTACTATGCGTGTCAACAAGAATTAAGCCGGCTAAAGGCAACCGGTATCCAGATACCTTTCATTGAATCATCTCATCTAATTAGAGCAATGTTCGCTCCTATTTCAAATCGAAGTAAATTGGTAAGTACGTTTAAAGATGTTCTGCTGTTGGAGCAGGATGTACAACTACAGGTCCATGCGGTTCAGAATAAGACAGAATCTAACCCAGGAATCCCTTATGGCGTGAAACAGATTCAAGCTCCTCAAGCTTGGTCAACCTCCACAGGGTATCGGGTCAGAATTGGAGTCATTGATACAGGTGTGGATTATCAACATCCTGACCTCCGACAGTCATTAGCCCGTGGTGTAAACTTGTTGAATCGAAGTATGTTACCTCATGATGATAATGGGCATGGCACTCATATCGCGGGAACTATTGCAGCAGCAAACAGTACCATGGGTATGATGGGGGTTGCTCCTCGCTCTATCATCTATCCTGTCAAAGCATTCGATCATCTCGGATCAGCTTACGTATCCGATATCATTCTTGGCATCGATTGGTGCGTTCATAACCAAGTTCAACTGATTAACATGAGCTTCGGAATGAAGACAAGAAGTCGTGCATTGCAGGAAATTGTCAATAAAGCGTATCTGGCAGGTATACCTATTGTGGCTTCCTCCGGAAATGACAGCAAACGACGGTCGATTGACTATCCTGCGCGATATTCACAGACTATCTCTGTTGGAGCTACCGATCATAATAGGCGAATTGCATCTTTCAGCAATAGAGGACAATATGTTGATATTTATGCTCCTGGAGATAAAATTATATCTTCTTGGACACATGGGAAATACCACGAAATGAGTGGCACCTCTATGGCCACATCACATGTGAGCGGTGCCATTGCTCTATTACTTTCCCAGAATGATCGTCTCAAGCCTGCTGATATCAAATCATTGATCAAACGCACAGCTTCACCCTTACGAATACGAAAAAGCCAACATCTTGATGCTAGTTATGGTGAGATTAACGCTCTCCGCCTTCTACGAGAGGGAATAAAGGCTACACCCATTCGATCTGATCCTTTAACTTTAACAGCAAATCTAAAGTCAAAGAAAAAACGCCCCATCTAA
- the argS gene encoding arginine--tRNA ligase translates to MTINPLEQINQLVSETIAEAAVAAGLVTREELPTITLEVPRDKAHGDLATNIAMQLTKIAKKNPRQIAEEIVSHLDLKKANIEKTDIAGPGFINFTLLKNYLYPVLEQVDVQGSDYGRTNIGQGHKIQVEFVSANPTGTLHLGHARGAAVGDALCNVLDYAGYQVTREYYINDAGNQIVNLIKSIEARYLQELGQPVEMPEDGYHGADIKGFAKELVAEKGETLLSMNPEERTAFLRTFGLDKELAKIKRDLSRFRVHFDEWFSETSLYENGQVEASLSELKVRGETYELDEATWLRTTEYGDDKDRVLVKSDGTYTYLTPDIAYHRNKYSRGFDRMINILGADHHGYIPRLKASMDAFGNDSDKLTVLIAQMVSLFQDGEKVKMSKRTGKAVTMVDLMDEVGVDAIRYFFTMRSMDSHLDFDMDLAISTSNENPVFYVQYAYARICSIFRQADEQNVTLLPLADIDLSVLNTDREFDLLRKIGELPEEIATAAENYAPHRMVRYVYELASMLHSYYKAERVITEDAMQTQARLALLGAVRTVIGNVLQMIGVTAPQKM, encoded by the coding sequence ATGACCATTAACCCGCTAGAGCAGATCAATCAATTGGTGTCGGAGACGATTGCTGAAGCTGCGGTTGCTGCAGGATTAGTCACCCGTGAAGAGTTACCAACCATTACACTTGAGGTGCCAAGGGATAAAGCACACGGAGATCTAGCTACGAATATTGCGATGCAATTGACGAAGATAGCTAAGAAGAATCCTCGACAGATTGCTGAGGAGATTGTAAGTCACTTAGACTTGAAGAAAGCGAATATCGAGAAGACGGATATTGCTGGACCTGGATTTATTAACTTTACGTTGCTGAAGAATTACCTGTATCCAGTATTAGAACAAGTTGATGTACAGGGTAGTGATTATGGTCGAACGAATATAGGCCAGGGACATAAGATTCAGGTTGAATTCGTTAGTGCTAACCCAACGGGAACCCTACATTTAGGGCATGCTCGTGGGGCAGCAGTAGGTGATGCATTGTGTAACGTTCTTGATTATGCCGGATATCAAGTAACTCGGGAATATTATATTAATGATGCGGGTAACCAAATTGTTAATCTAATTAAATCGATAGAGGCTAGATATCTTCAAGAATTGGGGCAACCGGTGGAAATGCCTGAGGATGGTTATCACGGTGCAGATATTAAGGGCTTCGCCAAAGAATTGGTAGCGGAGAAAGGTGAAACGTTATTATCAATGAATCCGGAGGAACGTACAGCTTTCTTACGGACCTTTGGATTGGATAAAGAACTAGCCAAGATAAAACGAGATCTTTCAAGATTTAGAGTGCATTTTGACGAATGGTTTAGCGAAACCTCACTTTATGAGAACGGACAAGTAGAGGCTTCACTGTCTGAATTGAAAGTAAGAGGAGAAACATACGAGTTAGATGAAGCTACATGGTTGCGTACAACCGAATATGGAGATGACAAAGACCGCGTATTGGTGAAAAGTGATGGTACTTACACATACCTAACACCGGATATTGCGTACCACCGTAACAAATATAGTAGAGGTTTTGACCGAATGATCAATATTCTAGGTGCTGACCATCATGGATATATTCCGCGCTTAAAAGCATCTATGGATGCATTTGGGAATGATTCAGATAAACTGACTGTACTGATCGCTCAAATGGTGAGCTTATTCCAGGATGGCGAGAAAGTGAAGATGTCTAAAAGAACAGGGAAGGCAGTCACGATGGTAGATTTAATGGACGAGGTTGGAGTTGATGCTATTCGCTATTTCTTCACCATGCGGAGTATGGACTCGCACTTGGACTTCGATATGGATCTAGCTATTTCCACATCTAATGAGAATCCTGTATTCTATGTTCAATATGCATATGCGCGTATTTGTAGCATCTTCCGTCAGGCAGACGAACAGAATGTTACGTTGCTACCTCTGGCTGATATAGATCTAAGTGTACTAAATACGGACCGCGAATTCGATCTGTTGCGCAAAATAGGTGAGTTACCAGAAGAGATTGCCACAGCAGCAGAGAACTATGCACCACATCGTATGGTACGGTATGTATATGAACTTGCTTCAATGCTCCATAGCTATTACAAAGCTGAGCGTGTTATCACAGAAGACGCTATGCAGACACAGGCGCGTCTAGCGTTACTTGGAGCTGTTCGTACAGTTATTGGAAATGTACTTCAAATGATAGGCGTAACGGCTCCACAAAAAATGTAG
- a CDS encoding DUF1934 domain-containing protein: MPDKTQALIRLHSRYNGEDVVQELPAELIMKGPALYVRYDEPEKGPQGGSTRTTIKISGDTIKIMRHGEVQSEHSFRHGETLPGFYRSPYTTFNLSTHTTVMDKKIVGMYGHVSWSYDLFVYEDLSGQFEINLHIQEELKS, from the coding sequence ATGCCAGACAAGACGCAAGCACTTATACGGCTTCATAGCCGATATAATGGGGAGGATGTAGTACAGGAATTACCTGCTGAATTAATTATGAAGGGCCCTGCACTATATGTACGTTACGATGAACCAGAGAAAGGTCCACAGGGTGGATCAACTAGAACTACGATTAAGATTTCAGGGGATACAATCAAAATTATGCGCCATGGTGAAGTTCAATCTGAACATTCATTTCGACACGGTGAGACATTGCCCGGCTTTTATCGTTCACCGTATACTACATTTAATCTTTCGACACATACCACAGTTATGGATAAGAAGATTGTGGGGATGTACGGGCATGTGAGTTGGTCTTATGATTTATTCGTTTATGAAGATCTATCAGGACAATTTGAAATAAATTTACATATACAGGAGGAACTGAAGTCATGA
- a CDS encoding transglycosylase domain-containing protein: MSHSSRKPSKRKRKIITIVKLLFGMTILGLLVSTIFLVYLYNTNLPVADTDRNSRILDNQGQLMATLSASGRSYDPVTLEQISPLLIEATLSVEDRKFYDHVGFDIKGMGRAVLVNIEQMNRSQGASTLTQQLARNLYLSHAKTWSRKLKEAFYTVQLEMKYSKSEILQMYLNEIYYGHGAYGIEAASRMYFGKSASELSLAESALLAGIPKGPTYYSPYNHMDNALSRQKIVLSTMVTTGYITKQEANTAAREKLTFLPQGEQKTIVTAPYFRDYIRQFVVNELGITEDQLDHGGLNIYTTLDAHAQQAAEEAVAKEMDPDSDLEAALISVDPRTGYIKAMVGGKKYQNNQYNHTLATTRQPGSAFKPIMYLSALSSLKMNPLSTFKSEPTLFHYDNNRKTYQPSNFGDKYLGEIDMREAIAASDNIYAVNTIMTIGSDKVVETAQKMGIASPLQAVPSLALGTSPISPLEMASAFGVIGNGGLRMTPIAVTKITDATDEIIYDAEPNQGKQIVDPAAAYVLTHLMESVFDSGGTGNRVSSMMKRPVAGKTGTTDTDAWLVGFTPELATAVWVGYDKGRNIESTDGRRAAPIFAQYTEKALENVPPKIFPIPDGVVSVYINPESGLLATADCPNKTLEVFIQGTEPTEYCTLHGSEIEELPIEEVQIQDHSWWSNLKQWWME, from the coding sequence ATGTCACATTCATCTCGCAAGCCATCTAAGCGTAAAAGAAAAATCATCACCATCGTTAAGTTGCTGTTTGGCATGACCATTCTTGGTCTATTGGTCAGTACTATTTTCCTAGTATATTTATATAATACAAACTTACCCGTGGCAGACACAGATCGAAACTCCCGTATTCTGGACAACCAGGGTCAACTTATGGCAACTTTATCAGCCAGTGGTCGTAGTTATGATCCTGTGACCTTAGAGCAAATCTCGCCCCTTCTAATAGAAGCTACGCTCTCTGTAGAGGATCGGAAATTCTATGACCATGTAGGATTTGATATCAAAGGAATGGGACGTGCCGTACTAGTTAATATAGAACAAATGAATCGTTCGCAGGGCGCGAGCACACTCACACAACAACTAGCCCGTAATTTATATCTATCCCATGCTAAAACATGGTCACGTAAATTAAAGGAAGCCTTTTACACCGTACAATTAGAAATGAAATATAGCAAATCCGAGATTCTACAAATGTACCTAAATGAAATTTATTATGGGCATGGAGCCTACGGAATTGAAGCCGCATCACGTATGTACTTCGGGAAATCCGCCAGCGAACTATCTCTCGCAGAAAGTGCTCTACTAGCCGGGATTCCCAAGGGACCCACCTATTATTCTCCATACAATCATATGGATAATGCACTATCACGCCAAAAAATAGTGCTCTCTACCATGGTCACAACAGGTTATATTACCAAACAAGAAGCGAATACTGCTGCACGTGAGAAGCTTACATTCTTACCACAAGGTGAGCAGAAGACGATCGTTACCGCTCCCTATTTTCGAGATTATATCCGTCAATTCGTCGTCAATGAGCTCGGGATCACAGAGGATCAGTTGGATCATGGTGGATTAAATATATATACCACATTAGATGCTCATGCCCAACAGGCTGCTGAAGAGGCGGTAGCTAAAGAAATGGATCCCGATAGCGACCTTGAAGCAGCCCTTATATCTGTAGATCCGCGAACAGGATATATTAAAGCGATGGTTGGCGGGAAGAAGTATCAGAATAATCAGTATAACCACACCCTTGCAACAACAAGACAGCCTGGGTCAGCCTTCAAGCCAATCATGTATTTAAGTGCACTTTCTTCTCTAAAGATGAATCCACTTAGTACTTTCAAAAGTGAGCCAACGCTTTTTCACTATGATAATAACCGTAAAACCTATCAACCCAGCAATTTCGGTGATAAATATCTAGGCGAAATTGATATGCGTGAAGCGATAGCTGCAAGTGATAATATTTATGCGGTCAATACCATTATGACTATAGGATCAGATAAGGTCGTAGAGACTGCCCAGAAAATGGGCATTGCCAGCCCGCTCCAAGCAGTACCATCACTGGCATTAGGAACTTCACCTATTAGTCCATTGGAAATGGCCTCTGCCTTTGGAGTAATAGGCAATGGTGGTCTCCGTATGACTCCAATTGCTGTCACCAAAATAACCGATGCTACTGATGAGATTATTTATGATGCTGAGCCTAACCAAGGTAAACAAATCGTTGATCCTGCTGCTGCCTATGTATTGACGCATCTTATGGAAAGTGTCTTTGATTCGGGCGGAACAGGGAATCGCGTATCCTCCATGATGAAACGCCCGGTGGCTGGTAAGACGGGTACAACCGATACGGACGCCTGGCTCGTTGGGTTCACTCCTGAGTTAGCTACTGCTGTATGGGTAGGCTATGATAAGGGACGCAATATTGAGTCTACCGATGGACGGCGAGCAGCTCCTATTTTTGCGCAGTATACAGAGAAAGCATTGGAGAATGTCCCCCCAAAAATTTTCCCTATTCCTGATGGTGTCGTTAGCGTCTATATTAATCCAGAATCAGGATTATTAGCTACAGCTGATTGCCCTAATAAAACACTTGAGGTATTCATTCAAGGAACAGAGCCAACAGAATATTGCACACTTCACGGGAGTGAGATCGAAGAACTACCTATTGAAGAAGTTCAAATACAAGACCACTCCTGGTGGTCTAACTTGAAGCAGTGGTGGATGGAGTAA
- a CDS encoding ArsR/SmtB family transcription factor translates to MSELKESPTKIEEVCEVTCVNQDLIHQLQTTIQDDEILGMVDIFKALSDPTRMKIAFMLDQAHELCVCDVSAVLGSSMATTSHHLRALKNMHITTSRKEGKNVIYSLKDDHIRTLIQMTLEHQREKKEHEQQQ, encoded by the coding sequence ATGAGTGAATTAAAAGAATCACCCACAAAGATCGAAGAGGTCTGCGAAGTTACCTGTGTTAATCAGGACCTGATCCATCAGCTACAAACTACTATCCAAGATGATGAAATCCTGGGGATGGTTGATATTTTCAAAGCGTTATCCGATCCAACTCGTATGAAAATTGCCTTTATGTTAGATCAAGCTCATGAACTATGTGTATGCGATGTTTCGGCGGTACTTGGTAGCAGTATGGCAACTACCTCCCATCATTTGCGTGCGCTCAAGAATATGCATATCACTACGTCACGTAAAGAAGGTAAGAATGTTATCTATTCTTTAAAAGACGACCATATCCGCACGCTTATTCAGATGACTTTGGAACATCAGAGGGAGAAGAAAGAACATGAACAACAACAATAA